Proteins encoded within one genomic window of Pigmentiphaga sp. H8:
- a CDS encoding cation diffusion facilitator family transporter codes for MTRATRFGVATIVVGIAVLGLKYLAYRLTGSIALYSDALESIINVATAVITVVALSVSAIPADSNHPYGHNKAEYLSAVLESTLIVFAALAILREAYQGFLNPRPLDAPVLGMAINLGATLINGVWGALLMRYGRRWHSPALVADGRHLWTDVVSSIGVVIGVALVALTGWTRLDSIIAGLVALHILWSGWQLMRDSVGGLMDEALPREIVDGVRRIIHEHGTGALQAHTLRSRRSGPRVFIEFNLVVPGAMPVGAAHAICDRLEAAIHGYIEGSSIVIHIEPEQQAVASPEVRIS; via the coding sequence ATGACACGCGCCACGAGATTCGGCGTGGCCACCATCGTCGTCGGGATCGCCGTCCTTGGCCTGAAATACCTCGCCTACCGGCTGACCGGCAGCATCGCGCTGTATTCCGACGCGCTGGAAAGCATCATCAACGTGGCCACGGCCGTCATCACCGTGGTGGCCCTGTCGGTCAGCGCCATTCCCGCCGACTCCAACCACCCCTACGGCCACAACAAGGCCGAGTACCTGTCCGCGGTCCTGGAAAGCACGCTGATCGTGTTCGCCGCGCTGGCCATCCTGCGCGAAGCCTACCAGGGCTTCCTGAACCCGCGACCGCTGGACGCGCCGGTGCTGGGCATGGCGATCAACCTGGGCGCCACGCTGATCAACGGCGTCTGGGGAGCCTTGCTGATGCGCTACGGGCGCCGCTGGCACTCGCCGGCGCTGGTCGCCGACGGCCGCCACCTGTGGACCGACGTGGTCTCGTCGATAGGCGTGGTGATCGGCGTGGCGCTGGTGGCGCTGACCGGCTGGACCCGCCTGGACTCCATCATCGCCGGCCTGGTGGCGCTGCACATCCTGTGGTCCGGGTGGCAATTGATGCGCGACTCGGTGGGCGGCCTGATGGACGAGGCCCTGCCCCGCGAAATCGTCGACGGCGTGCGGCGGATCATCCACGAACACGGCACCGGGGCGCTGCAAGCCCATACCCTGCGCTCGCGCCGCTCGGGCCCCCGCGTCTTCATCGAATTCAATCTGGTCGTGCCCGGCGCGATGCCGGTAGGCGCCGCCCACGCGATCTGCGACCGGCTGGAAGCCGCCATCCATGGCTACATCGAAGGCAGCTCCATCGTCATCCACATCGAACCCGAACAACAGGCGGTCGCCTCGCCCGAGGTCCGCATCAGCTGA
- a CDS encoding tripartite tricarboxylate transporter substrate binding protein: MNKRVLRATPMRRACLATLATLALAGTTSAAAAEFPAGPVTIVVPFPPGGPTDTTARLVGKTLAKQLGQPVVIENRAGAGGTVGSTSVARAKPDGHTLLWASTSSLGVAPGLYRNLAYSPMESFAHVGLVARSPILLVVRNAFPANTLQELVAYAAKNKVSYGSAGNGSINHLTGEWFKEVSGANILHVPYKGGAPALADMIGGQIDMTLETITVVRPYLESGRAKVLATGGATRSADMPQVPTVREVFGGDFESYSWTGLVAPAGTPAAVVQKLNAALRAAQDDPELMSQMKAGGQDVIKTTQDEFRSFLANDTKRWAELIKRTNTTLD, from the coding sequence ATGAACAAGCGAGTCTTGCGTGCAACGCCGATGCGGCGTGCGTGCCTCGCCACCTTGGCAACACTGGCCCTGGCCGGCACCACATCGGCCGCGGCCGCCGAATTTCCCGCCGGGCCTGTCACCATCGTCGTGCCTTTCCCGCCCGGAGGCCCCACCGATACCACCGCGCGGCTGGTAGGCAAGACGCTGGCGAAACAACTCGGCCAACCCGTGGTGATAGAAAATCGCGCGGGCGCGGGCGGCACGGTCGGCTCCACCTCGGTCGCGCGCGCCAAGCCCGACGGCCATACCCTGCTGTGGGCCAGCACCAGCAGCCTGGGCGTGGCACCGGGGTTGTACCGCAACCTGGCCTACTCCCCGATGGAATCCTTCGCGCACGTGGGCCTGGTGGCGCGCAGCCCCATCCTGCTCGTGGTGCGTAACGCGTTTCCCGCCAATACCTTGCAGGAACTGGTCGCCTATGCCGCCAAGAACAAGGTGTCCTACGGTTCCGCCGGCAACGGTTCGATCAACCACCTGACCGGCGAATGGTTCAAGGAGGTGTCCGGCGCGAACATCCTTCACGTTCCCTACAAGGGCGGCGCGCCGGCGCTGGCGGACATGATCGGCGGCCAGATCGACATGACGCTGGAGACCATCACCGTCGTGCGGCCCTACCTGGAAAGCGGCCGGGCCAAGGTACTGGCTACCGGCGGCGCCACGCGCTCGGCCGACATGCCGCAGGTCCCCACCGTGCGCGAAGTCTTCGGCGGCGATTTCGAATCGTATTCCTGGACGGGCCTGGTGGCGCCCGCCGGCACCCCGGCCGCCGTCGTGCAGAAGCTCAACGCCGCGCTGCGCGCGGCGCAGGACGATCCCGAACTGATGAGCCAGATGAAGGCCGGCGGCCAGGACGTGATCAAGACCACGCAGGACGAATTCCGCAGCTTCCTGGCCAACGACACCAAGCGCTGGGCCGAACTGATCAAACGCACCAACACCACACTGGACTGA
- the arfB gene encoding alternative ribosome rescue aminoacyl-tRNA hydrolase ArfB encodes MPVLPLAPGVAIDEDEIVFTMIRAQGAGGQNVNKVSSAVHLRFDLAASSLPPAWKEALMQKADRRISSAGVVVIKAQAYRSQEKNRADALERLTALLASVAEPPKPRKATRPTKGSQQRRLQRKVRHGEVKRMRGRVSED; translated from the coding sequence ATGCCCGTCCTGCCCCTGGCCCCCGGCGTCGCCATCGATGAAGACGAGATCGTCTTCACGATGATCCGCGCGCAGGGGGCGGGCGGCCAGAACGTCAACAAGGTGTCGAGCGCGGTCCACCTGCGCTTCGACCTGGCCGCCTCGTCGCTGCCGCCGGCGTGGAAAGAAGCGCTGATGCAGAAGGCGGACCGGCGCATCTCCAGCGCCGGCGTGGTGGTGATCAAGGCGCAGGCCTATCGCAGCCAGGAAAAGAACCGGGCCGACGCGCTGGAACGCCTGACGGCCCTGCTGGCCTCGGTGGCGGAACCGCCCAAGCCGCGCAAGGCCACGCGGCCCACCAAGGGATCGCAGCAGCGCCGCCTGCAGCGCAAGGTGCGGCACGGCGAGGTCAAGCGGATGCGCGGCCGCGTGAGCGAGGACTGA
- the bioB gene encoding biotin synthase BioB, giving the protein MQADPVVANAAAAVTSRRNCASWNVDAVLALFELPFADLLYQAQQAHRRFFDPNAIQLSTLLSIKTGGCPEDCSYCPQSSRYDTGVETEKLMPLDEVLEAAQAAKDNGATRFCMGAAWRSPKPHQVDAVADMVKAVKDLGLETCVTLGMLRDGQAEQLREAGLDYYNHNLDTSPEFYGRVITTRTYQDRLDTLGRVREAGIKVCCGGIVGLGESRRERAGLIVQLANMDPYPESVPINNLVRVQGTPLADNASVDPFEFVRTIAVARITMPEAVVRLSAGREQMDEALQALCFLAGANSMFYGDKLLVTENPQAEADRDLLRRLGMRVDAAAH; this is encoded by the coding sequence ATGCAAGCTGATCCCGTCGTCGCGAACGCGGCCGCCGCTGTTACATCTCGCCGCAATTGCGCATCCTGGAACGTGGATGCGGTGCTGGCGCTGTTCGAGCTGCCCTTCGCCGATCTGCTCTACCAGGCGCAGCAGGCGCATCGGCGCTTCTTCGATCCCAACGCCATCCAGCTGTCGACCCTGCTGTCGATCAAGACCGGCGGCTGCCCCGAGGATTGCTCGTACTGTCCGCAGTCCTCGCGCTACGACACCGGGGTCGAGACCGAGAAGCTGATGCCGCTGGACGAGGTGCTGGAAGCGGCGCAGGCCGCCAAGGACAACGGCGCGACCCGGTTCTGCATGGGCGCGGCCTGGCGCAGCCCCAAGCCCCACCAGGTCGACGCGGTGGCCGACATGGTCAAGGCGGTCAAGGACCTGGGCCTGGAGACCTGCGTGACGCTCGGCATGCTGCGCGACGGCCAGGCCGAACAACTGCGCGAGGCCGGGCTCGACTACTACAACCACAACCTGGATACCTCGCCCGAGTTCTACGGCCGGGTCATCACCACGCGCACCTACCAGGACCGGCTGGATACGCTGGGCCGGGTGCGCGAGGCCGGCATCAAGGTCTGCTGCGGCGGCATCGTGGGCCTGGGCGAATCGCGCCGCGAGCGGGCCGGGCTCATCGTCCAGCTGGCCAACATGGATCCGTATCCGGAGTCCGTGCCCATCAACAATCTCGTGCGCGTGCAGGGCACGCCGCTGGCCGACAACGCCTCGGTGGATCCGTTCGAGTTCGTGCGCACCATCGCGGTGGCGCGCATCACCATGCCCGAGGCCGTGGTGCGGCTCTCGGCCGGGCGCGAACAGATGGACGAGGCCTTGCAGGCCCTGTGCTTCCTGGCCGGCGCCAATTCCATGTTCTACGGCGACAAGCTGCTGGTGACCGAGAACCCGCAGGCCGAGGCCGACCGCGACCTGCTGCGGCGGCTGGGCATGCGCGTGGACGCGGCCGCGCACTGA
- a CDS encoding MarR family winged helix-turn-helix transcriptional regulator has product MSTDQPAEPFSGPSTTYLVSQVHHPLRNFSDALLKPYGVTGIQFTVLSVVAHREKLSSADLSRRFYVTPQSMGQLLSTLEERGLLERKEDASNRRILRITLTPAGRQVVEAGTRELNRFEQEAFSSLGPKELKTLRGLLRTVIDDLRSRHIGAT; this is encoded by the coding sequence TTGTCCACCGACCAACCCGCAGAGCCTTTCAGCGGTCCCAGCACCACCTACCTGGTCTCCCAGGTACACCATCCCCTCCGCAACTTCAGCGACGCGCTGCTCAAGCCCTACGGCGTGACGGGTATCCAGTTCACCGTGCTGTCCGTGGTCGCGCACCGCGAAAAACTGTCCTCCGCGGACCTGTCCAGGCGCTTCTATGTCACCCCCCAGTCGATGGGCCAATTGCTCTCGACCCTGGAAGAGCGCGGCCTGCTCGAGCGCAAGGAAGACGCCAGCAATCGCCGTATCCTGCGCATCACGCTCACCCCGGCCGGACGGCAGGTGGTCGAGGCCGGCACGCGCGAGCTGAACCGCTTCGAGCAGGAAGCCTTCTCCAGCCTCGGCCCCAAGGAACTCAAGACCCTGCGCGGACTGTTGCGTACAGTCATCGACGATTTGCGCAGCCGACACATCGGCGCGACATAG
- a CDS encoding LysR family transcriptional regulator, which yields MDFKQLEYFVRVAEHGSFSRAAAALGLGQPFLSRQIRQLEVDLRKTLFHRHGRGIVLTDAGEQFLLFARSVLQQLDAATQVLSRSETEITGRVVIGMPPSLGRVLTVPLVRAFSERFPLARLTIVEALSMTLYERLISDKLDAALMYDPAVSTLTEIEPLVREPLCLILRKTEAGQESRPLAFSHLAEHRLIFPSEPHPLRMLVEAEAARQGIVLDIAFEIDGVEAIVALVDKGFGAAVVPYNLVRAGMPGTDLRICPLVEPVVGGVIGLVTHSRRPPTLLTAKTVDLLRQTAAETLVGSEPAA from the coding sequence ATGGATTTCAAGCAGCTCGAATACTTCGTCCGCGTGGCCGAGCACGGCAGCTTCAGCCGGGCCGCCGCGGCCCTGGGCCTGGGGCAGCCCTTCCTGAGCCGGCAGATCCGCCAGCTCGAGGTGGACCTGCGCAAGACCCTGTTCCACCGCCACGGGCGCGGCATCGTGCTGACCGATGCGGGCGAGCAGTTCCTGCTGTTCGCCCGCAGCGTGCTGCAGCAGCTCGACGCCGCCACCCAGGTACTGTCGCGCTCGGAAACCGAGATCACCGGCCGCGTGGTGATCGGCATGCCGCCGTCGCTGGGCAGGGTACTGACCGTGCCGCTGGTGCGCGCCTTCAGCGAACGCTTCCCGCTGGCCCGGCTGACCATCGTCGAGGCGCTCAGCATGACGCTGTACGAGCGCCTGATCTCCGACAAGCTGGACGCCGCGTTGATGTACGACCCGGCCGTTTCCACCCTGACCGAGATCGAGCCCCTGGTGCGCGAGCCGCTGTGCCTGATCCTGCGCAAGACCGAGGCGGGGCAGGAGAGCCGTCCGCTGGCGTTTTCCCACCTGGCCGAACACCGGCTGATCTTCCCGTCCGAGCCGCATCCGCTACGCATGCTGGTCGAGGCCGAAGCCGCGCGGCAGGGCATCGTGCTGGACATCGCCTTCGAGATCGACGGCGTCGAGGCCATCGTGGCGCTGGTCGACAAGGGCTTCGGCGCGGCGGTGGTGCCGTACAACCTGGTGCGGGCGGGCATGCCGGGCACCGACCTGCGCATCTGTCCGCTGGTCGAACCCGTGGTGGGCGGGGTGATCGGGCTGGTCACGCACAGCCGCCGGCCGCCCACACTGTTGACCGCCAAGACCGTGGACCTGCTGCGGCAAACCGCGGCGGAAACGCTGGTCGGCAGCGAACCCGCTGCCTGA
- a CDS encoding tripartite tricarboxylate transporter substrate binding protein: MVLRKYVLRACVAATFASIGLSAAHAQGYPTRPVTMVVPFAAGGSSDILARAFGASLAARLGQPVIIENKPGAGGIIASDYVARAQPDGYTLLFGTIGTHAINAVLKKTLPFDVAKSFTAIGRLQDGPLVLVVNPSLQVKNLQGLIDYARANPDKLSYASAGIGAISHLGGELFKSEAKVEIVHVPYKGGGAAMPDLLGGQVQLMLETIPNTLSSVRAGKLRALAISSDKRSAALPDVPTFKESGLKGLDVTTWTGLFGPANLPADIASRLNAEIAKVAADRDYIARIEQTGSEVAKPMTGEQFAAFVGSEVTRWRKVAQAAGVQPE, from the coding sequence ATGGTATTGAGAAAATACGTGCTGCGCGCCTGTGTCGCCGCCACCTTCGCATCCATCGGACTGTCGGCGGCCCACGCCCAAGGCTATCCGACCCGCCCCGTCACCATGGTGGTGCCCTTCGCAGCCGGAGGTTCCTCCGACATCCTCGCCCGCGCCTTCGGCGCCTCGCTGGCCGCCCGCCTGGGGCAGCCGGTCATCATCGAGAACAAGCCCGGCGCGGGCGGCATCATCGCCTCCGACTACGTCGCGCGCGCGCAGCCGGATGGCTACACGCTGCTGTTCGGCACCATCGGCACTCACGCCATCAATGCGGTGCTGAAGAAGACCCTGCCCTTCGACGTCGCCAAGAGCTTCACCGCCATCGGCCGCCTGCAGGACGGTCCGCTGGTCCTGGTGGTCAACCCCTCGCTGCAGGTCAAGAACCTGCAAGGCCTGATCGACTACGCCCGCGCCAACCCGGACAAGCTCTCGTACGCCTCGGCGGGCATCGGCGCCATCTCCCACCTGGGCGGCGAACTGTTCAAGTCGGAAGCCAAGGTGGAGATCGTCCACGTTCCGTACAAGGGCGGCGGCGCCGCCATGCCGGACCTGTTGGGCGGACAGGTCCAGCTCATGCTGGAAACCATTCCCAACACGCTGTCCTCGGTCCGCGCCGGCAAGCTGCGTGCGCTGGCCATCAGCAGCGACAAGCGCTCGGCCGCCCTGCCCGACGTGCCCACCTTCAAGGAAAGCGGCCTGAAGGGCCTGGACGTCACGACCTGGACCGGCCTGTTCGGCCCCGCGAACCTGCCCGCCGACATCGCCTCGCGCCTGAATGCCGAGATCGCCAAGGTCGCCGCCGATCGCGACTACATCGCGCGCATCGAGCAGACCGGCAGCGAAGTCGCCAAGCCCATGACCGGGGAACAGTTCGCCGCCTTCGTCGGCAGCGAGGTCACGCGCTGGCGCAAGGTGGCGCAGGCCGCGGGCGTGCAGCCGGAATAA
- a CDS encoding AadA family aminoglycoside 3''-O-nucleotidyltransferase — MQSPPIPMEIRGQVALARAVIERHLAGTLAAIHLYGSALDGGLKRYSDIDLLAAVRARLPEAVRRDLMRDLLTVSAPVDSGGPRRALEVTVVVLEDVVPWRHPARRELQFGEWLRQDLLAGVVEPPVLDHDLAILLTKARQHSIALVGPPAASLLDAVPPRDFRTALADTLAQWNTEEDWEGDERNILLALARIWYSAATGRIAPKDVAAAWALERLPDDHRPTLAAARAAYLDGEQDGSVDSERVAAFIRYARPEIESILAESSLRDPG; from the coding sequence ATGCAAAGCCCCCCGATACCGATGGAAATCCGCGGCCAGGTGGCCCTGGCCCGTGCCGTAATCGAACGGCATCTGGCCGGCACGCTGGCGGCTATCCACCTGTACGGCTCGGCGCTGGATGGCGGCTTGAAGCGATACAGCGACATCGACCTGTTGGCGGCCGTGCGCGCGCGCCTGCCCGAGGCGGTGCGGCGCGATCTGATGCGGGATCTGTTGACGGTCTCGGCGCCCGTGGACAGCGGCGGGCCACGGCGGGCGCTGGAAGTGACCGTCGTCGTCCTGGAGGACGTGGTGCCCTGGCGCCATCCGGCCAGGCGCGAACTGCAGTTCGGCGAATGGCTGCGCCAGGACCTGCTGGCCGGCGTCGTCGAGCCCCCGGTCCTGGACCACGACCTCGCGATCCTGTTGACCAAGGCCCGGCAGCACAGCATCGCCCTGGTTGGCCCGCCGGCCGCGTCCCTGCTCGACGCGGTGCCGCCGCGCGACTTCCGCACCGCACTGGCCGATACCCTGGCGCAGTGGAATACCGAAGAGGATTGGGAAGGCGACGAACGCAACATCCTCCTGGCCCTGGCGCGCATCTGGTACAGCGCCGCCACCGGCCGGATCGCGCCCAAGGACGTCGCGGCAGCGTGGGCGCTGGAACGCTTGCCCGACGACCATCGCCCTACCCTGGCGGCCGCGCGGGCCGCCTACCTGGACGGGGAACAGGATGGCTCTGTCGACAGCGAACGGGTCGCCGCCTTCATCCGCTACGCCCGCCCGGAAATAGAAAGCATCCTGGCGGAATCCTCCTTGCGCGATCCCGGATAA
- a CDS encoding TauD/TfdA family dioxygenase, whose translation MKYEAITVKPISPHIGAEIGNIDLTRPLSDQEVKELHAAFIEYQVIFFRDQKISFEDQIRTAEYFGSLGKHVGVNTISKTTDNPLVRKFHYDETSKQISGENFHSDQSCAAIPPLGSMLYNHTVPPHGGGDTMFASMYAAYEALSPRMKAYLEGLTATHDGTRVFGPGTPISSHPVIVRHPESGKKLIYVNTDFTSHINELPRLEGERVLKFLVDHCNKPEWTCRFRWEPHSIAFWDNRCTHHKAIWDYWPNVRSGFRVQVEGKEAPVAG comes from the coding sequence ATGAAATATGAAGCCATAACGGTCAAACCCATATCCCCGCATATTGGCGCGGAAATCGGGAATATCGATCTGACCCGCCCGCTGTCCGACCAGGAGGTCAAGGAACTGCACGCGGCGTTCATCGAATACCAGGTCATTTTCTTTCGCGACCAGAAAATCAGTTTCGAGGACCAGATCCGCACGGCCGAATATTTCGGCTCGCTGGGCAAGCACGTCGGCGTCAACACCATCAGCAAGACCACCGATAATCCGCTGGTGCGCAAGTTCCACTACGACGAGACCTCCAAGCAGATCTCGGGCGAGAACTTCCACAGCGACCAGTCGTGTGCGGCCATCCCGCCGCTGGGCAGCATGCTGTACAACCACACGGTGCCCCCGCACGGCGGCGGCGACACCATGTTCGCCAGCATGTACGCGGCCTACGAGGCGCTGTCGCCCCGGATGAAGGCCTACCTGGAAGGCCTGACCGCCACCCATGACGGCACGCGCGTCTTCGGTCCCGGCACGCCGATTTCCTCGCACCCGGTCATCGTGCGCCACCCCGAAAGCGGCAAGAAGCTGATCTACGTGAACACCGACTTCACGTCGCACATCAACGAGCTGCCCAGGCTGGAAGGCGAACGCGTGCTGAAATTCCTGGTCGACCACTGCAACAAGCCCGAGTGGACCTGCCGCTTCCGCTGGGAGCCGCATTCGATCGCGTTCTGGGATAACCGCTGCACGCACCACAAGGCGATCTGGGACTACTGGCCCAACGTGCGCTCGGGTTTCCGCGTCCAGGTCGAGGGCAAGGAAGCCCCCGTGGCCGGCTGA
- a CDS encoding Gfo/Idh/MocA family protein: MATQRLGLIMHGVTGRMGMNQHLIRSIVAIRKQGGVTLSNGDKVMPDPILVGRNAEKMEALAKAHDIPRWGTDLDQALANPDDSVFFDAGTTQMRPTLLAKAIRAGKHVYCEKPIATNLNEAVEICRLAEGSGLKHGAVQDKLFLPGLRKLDMLNKAGFFGKILSVRIEFGYWVFEGDLQPIQRPSWNYRTKDGGGIILDMVCHWRYVLDNLFGEVQAVSCLGKTHIPTRWDEAGKPYQATADDACYATFELADGVVAQVNSSWTTRVRRDDLVTFHVDGTHGSAVAGLTDCRTQSRVNTPKPIWNPDVKQTMPFFEQWQEVPDTQAYDNGFKIQWEHFIRHVVEDAPYRWTLPEGAKGVQLVEAALQSWKERRWVDVPRLDVGAQR; this comes from the coding sequence ATGGCAACACAACGACTCGGCCTGATCATGCACGGGGTGACCGGCCGCATGGGCATGAACCAGCACCTGATCCGGTCCATCGTGGCCATACGCAAACAGGGCGGCGTCACGCTGTCCAACGGCGACAAGGTCATGCCCGACCCCATCCTGGTCGGCCGCAATGCCGAGAAAATGGAAGCCCTGGCCAAGGCCCACGACATCCCGCGCTGGGGCACGGACCTGGACCAGGCCCTGGCCAACCCGGACGATTCCGTGTTCTTCGACGCCGGCACGACGCAGATGCGCCCCACGCTGCTGGCCAAGGCCATCCGCGCCGGTAAGCACGTGTATTGCGAGAAGCCCATCGCCACCAACCTGAACGAGGCGGTGGAGATCTGCCGGCTGGCCGAAGGCTCGGGCCTCAAGCACGGCGCGGTGCAGGACAAGCTGTTCCTGCCGGGCCTGCGCAAGCTGGACATGCTGAACAAGGCGGGCTTTTTCGGCAAGATCCTGTCGGTGCGCATCGAGTTCGGCTACTGGGTGTTCGAGGGCGACCTGCAACCCATCCAGCGGCCGTCCTGGAACTACCGTACCAAGGACGGCGGCGGCATCATCCTCGACATGGTTTGCCACTGGCGCTACGTGCTGGACAACCTGTTCGGCGAAGTGCAGGCCGTGTCCTGCCTGGGCAAGACGCACATCCCCACGCGCTGGGACGAAGCCGGCAAGCCCTACCAGGCCACCGCCGACGACGCCTGCTACGCCACCTTCGAACTGGCGGACGGCGTGGTCGCGCAGGTGAACAGCTCGTGGACGACCCGCGTGCGGCGCGACGACCTGGTCACCTTCCACGTGGACGGCACGCACGGCTCGGCCGTGGCGGGGCTGACCGACTGCCGCACGCAGTCGCGCGTCAACACGCCCAAGCCGATCTGGAACCCGGACGTGAAACAGACCATGCCGTTCTTCGAACAATGGCAGGAAGTGCCCGACACCCAGGCCTACGACAACGGCTTCAAGATCCAGTGGGAGCACTTCATCCGCCACGTGGTGGAAGACGCGCCGTACCGCTGGACGCTGCCCGAGGGCGCCAAGGGCGTGCAACTGGTCGAGGCCGCGCTGCAAAGCTGGAAGGAACGGCGCTGGGTGGACGTGCCCCGGCTGGACGTCGGAGCCCAGCGATGA
- a CDS encoding DUF1415 domain-containing protein produces the protein MFTSPPDSLSHPAIVDATRAWLEKAVIGLNLCPFAKAVHTKGQIQYVVSDARDPDALLEELGACLRTLAQSDPEQVDTVLLIHPWALADFYDYNEFLDEADAAVEALGLEGEIQVASFHPDYQFAGTGADDIENYSNRSPYPTLHLLREASVDKAMEAFPEAESIYERNIETLRELGHEGWKKLGL, from the coding sequence ATGTTCACTTCCCCTCCCGATTCCCTCTCCCATCCGGCCATCGTCGACGCCACCCGCGCGTGGCTGGAGAAGGCCGTCATCGGCCTGAACCTCTGTCCCTTCGCCAAGGCCGTCCACACGAAGGGCCAGATCCAGTACGTGGTCAGCGACGCGCGCGACCCCGACGCGCTGCTCGAAGAACTGGGCGCATGCCTGCGCACGCTGGCGCAGAGCGACCCGGAACAGGTCGACACCGTGCTGCTGATCCACCCCTGGGCGCTGGCCGATTTCTACGACTACAACGAGTTCCTGGACGAGGCCGACGCCGCCGTGGAAGCGCTGGGCCTGGAAGGCGAGATCCAGGTCGCCAGCTTCCACCCCGACTACCAGTTCGCGGGCACCGGCGCCGACGACATCGAGAACTACAGCAACCGCTCGCCCTACCCCACCCTGCACCTGCTGCGCGAGGCCAGCGTGGACAAGGCCATGGAGGCGTTCCCGGAAGCCGAGAGCATCTACGAACGCAACATCGAGACGCTGCGCGAACTGGGCCACGAAGGCTGGAAGAAACTGGGACTGTAG
- a CDS encoding carbonic anhydrase, which produces MFPARLTDGYRSFLGGRFNDERTRYKTLAEKGQKPEIMVIGCCDSRVAPEVIFDAGAGEIFVVRNVANLVPPYEGITQHYHGTSAALEFAVQSLRVKHIVVLGHALCGGVSAFANSADPLSPGDFIGKWMQQIAPVVERTVPPGENPGMYIRQLELATVEHSLNNLMTFPCVRILAERGQLQLHGAYFGVATGVLMVRDPATGEFHPVTEGPIPLD; this is translated from the coding sequence ATGTTCCCAGCACGACTCACAGACGGCTACCGCTCTTTCCTGGGCGGCCGTTTCAACGACGAGCGCACCCGCTACAAGACGCTTGCCGAAAAGGGCCAGAAGCCCGAAATCATGGTCATAGGCTGTTGCGATTCCCGCGTGGCCCCGGAAGTCATCTTCGACGCCGGCGCCGGCGAGATCTTCGTGGTCCGCAACGTCGCCAACCTCGTCCCCCCCTACGAAGGCATCACCCAGCACTATCACGGCACCAGCGCGGCGCTGGAGTTCGCGGTGCAGTCGCTGCGCGTCAAGCACATCGTCGTGCTCGGCCACGCGTTGTGCGGGGGCGTCTCGGCCTTCGCCAACAGCGCCGACCCGCTTTCGCCCGGGGACTTCATCGGCAAATGGATGCAGCAGATCGCCCCGGTGGTCGAACGCACCGTCCCGCCCGGCGAAAACCCCGGCATGTACATCCGGCAGCTGGAACTGGCCACGGTCGAACACAGCCTGAACAACCTGATGACCTTCCCGTGCGTGCGCATCCTGGCCGAACGTGGCCAGTTGCAGTTGCATGGGGCCTACTTCGGCGTCGCCACCGGCGTGCTCATGGTGCGCGACCCGGCCACCGGCGAGTTCCATCCCGTCACCGAAGGCCCCATCCCGCTGGACTAG
- a CDS encoding HU family DNA-binding protein, whose translation MRTKKELIDALAERTQQPKNVSEAFIDALGDALRDTLAKGDEVVLPGVGKFSVKEKAAKTGRNPRTGEAIQIAARKAPAFSAAKVLKDAVDVK comes from the coding sequence ATGCGCACCAAGAAGGAACTGATCGACGCTCTCGCCGAGCGCACCCAACAACCGAAGAATGTCTCCGAAGCCTTCATCGACGCACTGGGCGATGCCCTGCGCGACACGCTGGCCAAGGGCGACGAGGTCGTGCTGCCGGGCGTCGGGAAGTTCTCGGTGAAAGAAAAAGCCGCCAAGACGGGCCGCAACCCCCGTACCGGCGAAGCGATCCAGATCGCTGCCCGCAAGGCACCCGCTTTCAGCGCCGCCAAGGTCTTGAAAGACGCCGTCGACGTCAAGTAA